The Streptomyces sp. HUAS CB01 genome has a segment encoding these proteins:
- the serC gene encoding phosphoserine transaminase has product MADIQIPADIKPGDGRFGAGPSKVRTEALDALAATGTSLLGTSHRQAPVKNLVGSVREGIRELFSLPEGYEVILGNGGSTAFWDIATHGLIENKSQHLSFGEFSSKFAKAAKQAPWLAEPTVISSDPGTHPEPRAEAGVDVYAFTHNETSTGVAAPIKRVEGADEGALVLVDATSGAGGLPVDITETDVYYFAPQKSFASDGGLWIGVFSPAALERAARVHGSGRHVPEFFSLPTAIDNSLKNQTYNTPALATLFLLDEQLKWFNGQGGLDWAVRRTATSARHLYGWAEESKHATPFVTDPAKRSQVIGTIDFSDDIDAAAVAKVLRANGIVDTEPYRKLGRNQLRIAMFPAVDPADVQALTACVDHVIERL; this is encoded by the coding sequence GTGGCCGATATCCAGATTCCCGCTGACATCAAGCCCGGCGACGGTCGTTTCGGCGCCGGACCCTCCAAGGTGCGTACGGAGGCGCTTGACGCCCTGGCCGCCACCGGTACGTCCCTGCTCGGCACCTCCCACCGCCAGGCCCCGGTCAAGAACCTGGTCGGCTCCGTGCGCGAGGGCATCCGCGAGCTGTTCTCCCTCCCCGAGGGCTACGAGGTGATCCTCGGCAACGGCGGCTCCACCGCGTTCTGGGACATCGCGACCCACGGGCTCATCGAGAACAAGTCGCAGCACCTGTCCTTCGGCGAGTTCTCCTCGAAGTTCGCCAAGGCGGCGAAGCAGGCGCCGTGGCTGGCCGAGCCGACCGTGATCTCCTCCGACCCCGGTACGCACCCGGAGCCGCGGGCGGAGGCGGGCGTCGACGTCTACGCCTTCACCCACAACGAGACCTCCACCGGTGTCGCCGCCCCGATCAAGCGTGTCGAGGGCGCCGACGAGGGCGCGCTCGTCCTCGTGGACGCGACGTCCGGCGCGGGCGGCCTGCCGGTCGACATCACCGAGACGGACGTCTACTACTTCGCCCCGCAGAAGTCGTTCGCCTCGGACGGCGGCCTGTGGATCGGCGTGTTCTCGCCCGCCGCGCTGGAGCGCGCCGCCCGCGTCCACGGCTCCGGCCGGCACGTCCCGGAGTTCTTCAGCCTGCCGACGGCGATCGACAACTCGCTGAAGAACCAGACCTACAACACCCCGGCGCTGGCGACCCTCTTCCTGCTCGACGAGCAGCTGAAGTGGTTCAACGGGCAGGGCGGGCTGGACTGGGCGGTCCGGCGGACCGCCACCTCCGCGCGCCACCTGTACGGCTGGGCGGAGGAGTCGAAGCACGCCACGCCGTTCGTCACGGACCCGGCGAAGCGCTCGCAGGTCATCGGCACGATCGACTTCTCGGACGACATCGACGCGGCGGCGGTCGCGAAGGTGCTGCGGGCCAACGGGATCGTGGACACCGAGCCGTACCGCAAGCTCGGCCGCAACCAGCTGCGGATCGCGATGTTCCCGGCGGTCGACCCGGCGGACGTGCAGGCGCTGACGGCCTGCGTGGACCACGTGATCGAGAGGCTGTGA
- a CDS encoding FAD-binding and (Fe-S)-binding domain-containing protein — MADRTVADRRELERALRAEVRGEVDFSPGARALTTMDASNYRRVPDGVVAPYDAADVAAALAVCRGHGVAVVPRGAGTSIAGQATGTGVVLDFTRHMRSVVSVDPAARTAVVQPGAVLDRLRDEAGRHGLTFGPDPSTHSRCTLGGMIGNNSCGSHSVAWGTTADNVRELSVVTYGGAELRLGKGWGPDGSRPGTAGAPEGLRDLVAGHLALLRTGFPGGLPRRISGYALDALLPENGTDLARAFCGSEGTLAVLTEATVRLVDSPPARALALLGYADESAAAEAAAGLLSHRPLTVEGMADDLVPDAVGAGLPRGGAWLFVETGGATAAEARARAEEVVRGADALDGTVVTDPAGQRMLWRVREDASGAATRMPDRGGTPPGYAGGTPTQAGGSGGEAWPGWEDCAVPPARLGAYLRDFRALLAEHGLRGTPYGHFGDGCIHVRIDFDLLGEAGVRRFRAFSEDVAGLVVAHGGSLSGEHGDGQARAELLPRMYGDEMVALFGRFKDLWDPAGGLNPGMLVRPARLDENLRFAVLPREPVDVAFGYPHDGGDFTAAVRRCVGVAKCRVDGPSAGPGVMCPSYRATGEEQHSTRGRARLLHEMLAGEVVTGGWRSREVHEALDLCLSCKGCRSDCPVGVDMATYKAEFLHHHYAGRTRPAAHYTMGRLPRWLRAAAPLAGLLNAASRVGPLASLAKRLGGIAPERDIPRLATRTFTSWWRRHGTPGSPLVLWPDTFTEHLSPSVGRAAVRVLESAGLGVSLPPGRVCCGLTYVSTGQLDRARAVMRRTLDVMEPVLDRGAPVVVLEPSCAAALRTDLPELLADDPRARRLAGSVRTFAAALEEYAPDWRPPRLDRPVAGQTHCHQHAVLGDAAERRLRERAGLIGELSGGCCGLAGNFGFERGHYEVSVACAEDRLLPAVRAATAGTVLLADGFSCRTQLEQLAGRRGRHLAEVLAEVLTAEPVEPVDGV; from the coding sequence ATGGCTGATCGCACGGTGGCGGATCGCAGGGAGCTGGAACGGGCGCTGCGGGCCGAGGTCCGCGGCGAGGTGGACTTCTCGCCCGGGGCGCGGGCGCTGACGACGATGGACGCGTCCAACTACCGCAGGGTGCCGGACGGCGTGGTCGCGCCGTACGACGCCGCGGACGTCGCGGCGGCGCTCGCCGTCTGCCGCGGCCACGGGGTTGCGGTGGTGCCCCGGGGGGCGGGGACGTCGATCGCCGGACAGGCGACCGGAACCGGTGTCGTCCTGGACTTCACCCGCCACATGCGGTCGGTGGTCTCCGTCGACCCGGCGGCCCGCACGGCGGTGGTCCAGCCCGGCGCGGTGCTGGACCGGCTGCGGGACGAGGCGGGGCGGCACGGGCTGACGTTCGGCCCCGACCCCTCCACGCACAGCCGCTGCACGCTCGGCGGAATGATCGGCAACAACTCGTGCGGCTCGCACTCGGTGGCGTGGGGGACGACCGCGGACAACGTCCGGGAACTGTCCGTCGTGACGTACGGGGGCGCTGAACTACGGCTCGGCAAGGGCTGGGGACCGGACGGGAGCAGGCCGGGGACGGCCGGCGCCCCGGAGGGGCTGCGGGACCTGGTGGCGGGCCATCTGGCGCTGCTGCGCACCGGATTCCCCGGCGGACTGCCGCGCCGTATCTCCGGCTATGCGCTGGACGCCCTGCTGCCCGAGAACGGCACCGATCTCGCCCGCGCCTTCTGCGGCAGCGAGGGCACGCTCGCGGTGCTGACGGAGGCGACCGTACGGCTGGTGGACTCGCCGCCCGCACGCGCCCTCGCCCTGCTGGGGTACGCGGACGAGAGCGCCGCCGCGGAAGCGGCCGCCGGGCTGCTGTCCCACCGGCCGCTCACGGTCGAGGGCATGGCGGACGATCTCGTCCCGGACGCCGTGGGCGCGGGGCTGCCGAGGGGCGGGGCGTGGCTGTTCGTCGAGACGGGCGGGGCGACCGCCGCCGAGGCACGGGCACGCGCGGAGGAGGTCGTGCGCGGCGCGGACGCCCTCGACGGGACCGTCGTCACCGACCCCGCGGGGCAGCGCATGCTCTGGCGCGTCCGGGAGGACGCCTCCGGCGCCGCGACCCGGATGCCCGACCGTGGGGGTACTCCCCCTGGCTACGCCGGGGGCACCCCCACCCAGGCAGGAGGCTCCGGGGGAGAGGCCTGGCCAGGCTGGGAGGACTGCGCGGTGCCCCCGGCCCGGCTGGGCGCCTATCTGCGGGACTTCCGGGCGTTGCTCGCCGAGCACGGGCTGCGCGGCACGCCGTACGGCCACTTCGGCGACGGCTGCATCCACGTCCGCATCGACTTCGACCTGCTGGGCGAGGCGGGCGTACGGCGCTTCCGCGCGTTCTCGGAGGACGTGGCCGGGCTGGTCGTGGCGCACGGCGGCTCGCTGTCGGGGGAGCACGGGGACGGGCAGGCGCGCGCGGAGCTGCTGCCGAGGATGTACGGCGACGAAATGGTCGCGCTCTTCGGCCGGTTCAAGGACCTCTGGGACCCGGCGGGCGGACTGAACCCGGGCATGCTGGTCCGGCCCGCGCGGCTGGACGAGAACCTGCGCTTCGCCGTCCTGCCGAGGGAACCGGTGGACGTGGCCTTCGGGTACCCGCACGACGGCGGGGACTTCACCGCCGCCGTGCGGCGGTGCGTCGGAGTCGCCAAGTGCCGTGTGGACGGGCCCTCCGCTGGGCCCGGGGTGATGTGCCCGTCGTACCGTGCGACCGGCGAGGAGCAGCACTCCACGCGCGGACGGGCCCGGCTCCTGCACGAGATGCTGGCGGGCGAGGTGGTCACCGGCGGCTGGCGCTCGCGCGAGGTGCACGAGGCCCTCGACCTGTGCCTGTCCTGCAAGGGCTGCCGCAGCGACTGCCCGGTGGGCGTCGACATGGCCACGTACAAGGCGGAGTTCCTGCACCACCACTACGCGGGGCGGACGCGCCCGGCGGCGCACTACACCATGGGCCGGCTGCCGCGCTGGCTGCGGGCGGCCGCGCCGTTGGCCGGGCTGCTGAACGCGGCCTCGCGGGTGGGGCCCCTCGCGTCGCTCGCGAAGCGCCTCGGCGGCATCGCGCCCGAGCGGGACATCCCGCGACTGGCCACGCGCACCTTCACCTCCTGGTGGCGGCGCCACGGAACTCCCGGCTCACCGCTCGTGCTCTGGCCCGACACCTTCACCGAGCACCTCTCCCCGTCGGTCGGCCGCGCCGCCGTCCGGGTCCTGGAGTCGGCGGGCCTGGGCGTCTCCCTGCCCCCGGGGCGGGTCTGCTGCGGGCTGACCTACGTCTCCACCGGCCAACTGGACCGCGCCCGCGCGGTCATGCGCCGCACCCTGGACGTGATGGAACCGGTCCTGGACCGGGGTGCGCCCGTGGTCGTGCTCGAACCGAGCTGCGCGGCGGCTCTGCGCACGGACCTCCCGGAACTCCTGGCCGACGATCCGCGGGCACGGCGGCTGGCCGGTTCCGTACGCACCTTCGCGGCCGCCCTGGAGGAGTACGCCCCGGACTGGCGCCCGCCCCGTCTGGACCGCCCGGTCGCCGGCCAGACCCACTGCCACCAGCACGCGGTCCTGGGCGACGCAGCCGAGCGCCGGCTGCGCGAACGGGCGGGTCTCATCGGCGAGTTGAGCGGCGGCTGCTGCGGGCTCGCGGGCAACTTCGGCTTCGAGCGCGGCCACTACGAGGTGTCGGTGGCCTGCGCGGAGGACAGGCTCCTGCCCGCGGTGCGCGCGGCGACCGCCGGCACCGTCCTGCTCGCGGACGGCTTCTCCTGCCGCACCCAGCTGGAACAGCTGGCGGGCCGGCGGGGGCGGCATCTGGCGGAGGTGCTGGCGGAGGTGCTGACGGCGGAGCCGGTGGAGCCGGTGGACGGCGTGTGA